One Spinacia oleracea cultivar Varoflay chromosome 4, BTI_SOV_V1, whole genome shotgun sequence DNA segment encodes these proteins:
- the LOC130471784 gene encoding uncharacterized protein, translated as MDKSWIDLPTGHHEYIDGCMEFIEFAKQDLVEGKIRCPCKNCKVEKWFSVNEVERHILFKGFYKPYKDWIFHGKGDTFQRMFESDGGITSEGSLDNQSGFVGRDNMGGLLRSAFSVNMPPNCPNLEAREDDEWIEEPLAYDTDVEYDYSTIEEDVTYKKLLEASEEKLYEGCINFSKLSFLLHLFHLKCMNHWSIESFNMLLKLILDAFPQILDFPSSYYYSKKMIKDLGLGYEKIDACPNNCMLYWGEFLKKDKCHVCGTSRWKKTKDRGNVVSDQGTDTCKKGVPAKVMRYFPLIPRLKRIYMSSSTAEDMRWHDTERLGEDDKKILRHPSDGLAWKAFDERHSDFALDPRSVRLGLASDGFNPYRLMNTTYSTWPVMLIPYNLPPWLCMKPSSFILSTLIPGKSGPGNDIDVYLQPLVHELKLLWTGVEAFDAFAGEKFNLRAALLWTINDFPGYAMLSGLSTKGYNACPICLDSTPSDRFGSKICYCSYRKWLPADHPYRCQGDKFCEKFGTNEWGKAPSRPSGTDILRQQEKVKHVYGKSKAPPKKRQRGHDDDDDVQDESDFGTKRSIFFDLVYWEHNLLRHNLDVMHIEKNVSENILGTLLSMDKSRDSRNDREALEAWRIKSHLWLSTNPNGGECMPPASYSMSTEEKERFLNVLQKIKVPDGYGSNLSSCVNMKQRKLINLKSHDNHVLMQDILPVALRASKATKVIDLLARLSSFFKKLCSTTIDPDDLDGLQNEIILTLCELEKEFLPSFFTIMVHLLIHLVEEVKLGGPVQYRWMYPIERLISYTSKLYSFYLIFHIYHILSTNVLFERYLSHLKSHVTNKAQPEGSIAEGFLLEETIRFCSRYLQGVKTIFNIPKRMDDDIPNPNDYLFNSGGRVIGKEVSIRLDDKSLKQAHRYILLHSDEIKGDLDEFLTEKRQMNLQNPVTESDESNWIINEFGGWLQNKVHYIDATTEDGKLRKALAGGLHSYGRKLKGYIINGYKFLSTDRDSRLLTQNSGIMVEADGDAYYGKVKDIYELDYYGDYKVVLFRCDWVDIHRGVKAYPNGGVCVNFSKLMHSGRLLQDDPFVFSSQAKQVFYIEDEIQKGWLHVVKNKPRDVFDLGDSLPVEEEGGTN; from the exons ATGGATAAAAGTTGGATCGATCTACCCACTGGTCATCATGAATATATCGACGGTTGTATGGAATTTATTGAGTTTGCCAAGCAAGATCTAGTCGAAGGAAAAATTAGATGTCCATGTAAGAACTGTAAGGTAGAGAAATGGTTCTCCGTAAATGAAGTGGAGAGGCATATTTTGTTTAAGGGATTTTATAAGCCATATAAGGATTGGATTTTTCATGGTAAAGGGGATACGTTTCAGCGTAtgtttgagagtgatggagggaTTACTAGTGAAGGATCCCTTGATAACCAAAGTGGGTTTGTAGGTCGAGATAATATGGGAGGGCTATTAAGATCAGCATTTAGTGTTAATATGCCTCCCAATTGCCCAAATTTAGAAGCACGAGAGGATGATGAATGGATTGAGGAGCCCTTGGCCTATGACACAGATGTAGAATATGATTATTCTACAATAGAAGAAGATGTGACATATAAGAAGTTGCTTGAAGCTTCTGAGGAGAAATTGTACGAGGGGTGTATCAATTTTTcaaagttatcttttctgttaCACTTGTTTCACTTGAAGTGTATGAATCACTGGTCCATAGAATCTTTCAATATGTTGTTGAAGCTAATTCTAGATGCATTTCCTCAAATACTTGATTTTCCCTCTTCTTATTATTACAGtaagaaaatgataaaagaCTTGGGCCTTGGGTATGAAAAGATTGATGCTTGTCCGAATAATTGCATGTTGTATTGGGGTGAATTTTTAAAGAAAGACAAGTGTCATGTTTGTGGTACATCGAGGTGGAAGAAAACTAAGGATAGGGGCAACGTTGTAAGTGATCAAGGTACGGATACTTGTAAGAAAGGTGTGCCAGCTAAGGTAATGCGATATTTCCCTCTTATACCGAGACTAAAAAGAATCTACATGTCATCATCAACAGCAGAAGATATGAGATGGCATGATACAGAGCGATTGGGTGAAGATGATAAGAAGATTTTAAGGCATCCTTCAGATGGCTTAGCATGGAAGGCATTTGATGAGCGTCACAGTGATTTTGCATTAGACCCTCGTAGTGTTCGATTAGGTcttgcgagtgatggttttaatCCTTACCGTTTAATGAACACCACTTATAGTACGTGGCCAGTGATGTTGATTCCTTATAATCTTCCACCATGGTTATGTATGAAACCGTCTTCTTTCATTCTGTCCACGCTTATTCCTGGAAAATCAGGTCCCGGAAATGATATTGACGTGTATCTGCAGCCATTAGTGCATGAATTGAAATTGCTGTGGACAGGGGTTGAAGCTTTTGATGCTTTTGCCGGAGAGAAATTTAATTTGCGTGCGGCTTTGCTTTGGACTATTAATGACTTTCCCGGCTATGCAATGCTCTCTGGTTTGAGCACAAAAGGTTACAATGCATGTCCTATATGCTTAGATTCCACGCCTTCTGATAGATTTGGGAGCAAGATTTGCTATTGTAGCTATAGAAAATGGTTACCTGCAGATCACCCATATCGATGTCAAGGTGACAAGTTTTGTGAGAAGTTTGGAACTAATGAGTGGGGTAAAGCCCCATCTCGTCCTAGCGGCACTGATATATTGAGGCAGCAAGAAAAGGTGAAGCATGTTTACGGAAAGTCGAAGGCACCACCGAAAAAGAGGCAAAGAGGACacgatgatgacgatgatgtcCAAGATGAAAGTGACTTTGGTACCAAGAGAAGCATATTCTTTGATTTGGTGTATTGGGAGCATAATCTTCTAAGGCATAATTTAGATGtgatgcacattgagaaaaacgTGTCTGAGAATATTTTGGGAACTCTTCTTAGCATGGATAAGAGTAGAGATAGTAGGAATGATCGAGAAGCCCTTGAAGCATGGAGAATAAAGTCTCACCTTTGGCTGAGTACTAATCCTAACGGAGGTGAATGCATGCCTCCGGCTTCCTATTCTATGTCTACGGAGGAGAAGGAGAGGTTCCTAAATGTTTTGCAGAAAATTAAAGTTCCTGATGGATATGGATCCAACCTTTCTAGTTGTGTGAATATGAAGCAAAGGAAGTTGATTAACCTCAAAAGTCATGACAACCATGTTCTAATGCAGGATATCCTTCCCGTTGCCTTAAGGGCCTCTAAAGCTACAAAAGTAATTGACTTGTTGGCTAGATTGTCTTCCTTTTTCAAGAAGTTGTGCTCTACAACTATTGATCCAGATGATTTAGATGGTCttcaaaatgaaattattttaacTCTTTGTGAGTTGGAAAAGGAGTTTCTACCTTCATTTTTCACAATCATGGTCCATTTGTTGATTCACTTAGTGGAGGAGGTTAAACTTGGTGGACCAGTGCAATACAGATGGATGTATCCCATTGAAAGGTTAATATCTTACACGTCTaaattatattctttttatttaatatttcacatttatcatatattaagTACAAATGTTTTATTTGAAAGGTACTTGTCCCATTTGAAATCACATGTAACCAATAAAGCCCAACCTGAAGGATCTATTGCAGAAGGCTTCCTTTTAGAGGAGACAATTAGGTTTTGTTCGAGATATCTTCAAGGTGTTAAGACCATTTTCAACATACCTAAAAGGATGGATGATGACATTCCAAATCCCAATGATTACTTGTTTAATTCTGGTGGTCGAGTTATTGGGAAGGAGGTCAGCATTCGCCTTGATGACAAAAGCTTAAAACAAGCTCATCGCTACATTTTGCTTCACTCTGATGAGATAAAAGGGGATCTGGA TGAATTTTTAACCGAGAAACGTCAAATGAACTTACAAAATCCTGTCACGGAGAGTGATGAAAGTAACTGGATCATCAATGAGTTTGGAGGGTGGCTGCAAAATAAG GTACATTACATAGATGCAACCACCGAAGATGGGAAACTAAGAAAAGCTTTGGCGGGTGGTTTGCATTCTTATGgtagaaaattaaaaggataCATAATCAATGGATACAAATTCCTTTCCACGGATCGCGATTCtcgtcttttgacacaaaattctGGAATTATGGTCGAAGCGGATGGAGATGCCTACTATGGAAAAGTGAAAGATATCTATGAATTAGATTATTACGGAGATTACAAAGTTGTATTGTTTCGTTGTGATTGGGTAGACATTCATAGGGGTGTAAAAGCATATCCAAATGGCGGAGTATGTGTCAATTTCTCTAAATTGATGCATTCTGGACGATTGTTGCAAGATGATCCATTTGTATTCTCATCTCAAGCAAAACAAGTTTTTTACATAGAAGATGAGATACAAAAGGGATGGTTGCATGTTGTTAAGAACAAGCCTAGAGATGTGTTTGATTTAGGGGATTCTTTACCAGTAGAGGAAGAGGGTGGGACCAATTGA
- the LOC130471785 gene encoding uncharacterized protein codes for MSYRTKRTLVAIDEGSSIAASKSPKSSDPSTQNWGPFSPPTLGVSQTFGTVSQPIKQPVAAKKTMVAPQSSLPRPTSMVSKPQLKALSKPSFTQTKPSSNPLQQPIPPTLTGTTQSRWYKGPTFPNLTEIATQKASTPNPHQPTMQPVLQPFKATLQPSLQPFKASQQPQTATNQPQKATHQLHKATQQPQKATQQPVSSFTSVKPHLEKRAFVAPLGATKHVMSQSPTPPDTMAMKKRTGKQEGQLPPTYMHVSENAFQPLRSPPSNQVESEVMPNYNWDEFEESASESENEFDQGEGSDTAPESREFDEKVEAIAIDADGIRHLVKGPVLPRDVWHDAKGFRYIVKLNEFNQPIRKGGKILVSFLGDIAKNDSLCLVGVPSWRAVNNQLKTNVVTMIRKHFVLPDGPLVNKALVMRIDKPWNNHRYKLKGDFFDPVNKSREENYANVPDGVSTRSWTELVDYWLLPEAMEKSEMGKNARALQGNKHNSGATSFANRRVDMKEKKGVFSELAFFKSVYAKEDGSFKEGTLPHQFVEDANKKVQENLASSSSSKPVIEIENAVLNELMYKGEVPKRPLNYGFGVKQSDIFGVEGLLRKEGSSYVNNNAMEVENMKGEIPVVKKQNEDLAQQNQVLNTKFEETTQSFKMIASFLGQVLKEVRKGNVSSNLLDGAESAINMITDDSGGNGDNQAEK; via the exons ATGAGCTACAGGACTAAAAGAACATTGGTAGCTATTGACGAAGGGTCGAGCATTGCTGCATCCAAGTCCCCAAAATCTTCTGATCCATCCACCCAAAACTGGGGACCGTTTAGTCCTCCAACACTTGGAGTGTCACAGACATTTGGGACGGTATCACAACCCATTAAGCAACCAGTAGCTGCTAAAAAAACCATGGTTGCACCACAATCATCCTTGCCTCGGCCTACTTCCATGGTTTCAAAGCCACAACTGAAGGCATTATCAAAACCATCCTTTACCCAGACAAAACCATCCTCTAAcccattacaacaaccaattccGCCCACTCTTACAGGAACAACACAAAGTAGATGGTATAAAGGACCTACGTTTCCCAATCTGACTGAAATTGCAACACAAAAAGCGTCAACACCGAATCCACACCAGCCTACTATGCAGCCTGTGTTGCAGCCTTTCAAAGCTACCTTGCAGCCTTCTTTGCAGCCATTCAAAGCTTCCCAACAGCCTCAAACAGCTACCAATCAGCCTCAAAAAGCTACCCATCAGCTTCACAAAGCTACACAACAGCCTCAAAAAGCTACACAACAGCCGGTATCTTCTTTTACAAGTGTCAAACCACATTTAGAGAAAAGAGCATTTGTTGCACCTTTGGGAGCAACAAAACATGTGATGTCACAATCTCCTACACCACCAGACACCATGGCAATGAAAAAGAGAACCGGGAAGCAAGAAGGTCAGTTGCCTCCAACATACATGCATGTGAGTGAGAATGCATTTCAACCTCTGCGATCTCCTCCATCCAATCAGGTTGAGAGTGAAGTTATGCCAAACTACAACTGGGACGAATTTGAAGAATCGGCTTCTGAGAGTGAAAATGAATTTGATCAAGGAGAAGGAAGTGATACTGCT CCAGAATCGAGGGAGTTTGATGAGAAGGTGGAGGCTATAGCTATAG ATGCTGATGGAATACGACATCTGGTAAAGGGACCAGTTCTGCCTCGAGACGTTTGGCATGATGCAAAGGGGTTCAGATACATTGTCAAGCTCAATGAATTCAACCAACCTATTCGAAAAGGTGGGAAGATCCTTGTGAGCTTCCTTGGAGATATTGCAAAAAATGATTCACTTTGTCTAGTGGGAGTCCCAAGTTGGCGTGCTGTGAACAATCAGTTAAAAACTAATGTTGTTACAATGATTCGG aaacattttgtGTTACCTGATGGACCTCTAGTTAACAAGGCACTAGTGATGCGTATTGACAAACCATGGAACAATCATCGATACAAATTGAAGGGGGATTTTTTCGATCCAGTGAATAAATCTCGAGAAGAGAACTATGCCAACGTGCCTGATGGAGTGTCCACTAGGAGTTGGAcggaattggtagattattggcttTTACCAGAGGCCATG gaaaaatctgaaatgggAAAAAATGCTCGAGCTTTACAAGGCAATAAGCACAACAGTGGTGCTACAAGCTTTGCTAATCGAAGAGTTGATATG aaagagaagaaaggagTGTTTAGCGAATTGGCATTTTTCAAATCAGTTTACGCCAAAGAAGATGGAAGCTTTAAAGAGGGCACACTTCCTCATCAATTTGTG GAGGATGCCAACAAAAAGGTCCAAGAAAATCTTGCGAGTTCCTCTTCTTCAAAGCCCGTAATTGAAATTGAGAATGCAGTCTTGAATGAGCTCATGTATAAAGGTGAAGTACCTAAACGTCCTCTGAATTATGGATTTGGAGTGAAGCAAAGCGACATCTTTGGAGTGGAAGGTTTGCTGAGGAAAGAAGGGTCAAGCTATGTTAACAACAATGCTATGGAAGTGGAGAACATGAAAGGTGAAATACCAGTTGTCAAGAAGCAAAATGAGGACCTTGCGCAACAAAATCAAGTTCTAAACACCAAGTTTGAAGAAACAACACAATCATTTAAAATGATTGCTTCTTTTTTGGGACAAGTTTTGAAGGAAGTACGCAAAGGGAATGTTTCATCGAACCTTTTAGATGGTGCGGAATCAGCAATAAATATG ATTACTGATGATTCTGGTGGCAATGGTGACAACCAGGCCGAGAAATGA